From Salipiger profundus, a single genomic window includes:
- a CDS encoding Eco57I restriction-modification methylase domain-containing protein has product MARKPITDMSAWPSLSLEGNLIAPAMIAKIDQRQAPEQSPEEYGVRKGLQIREEIATAFRVGQSHFDAFAKIEHPSAAATSRFIADFFKETFGYTDLTVAAAPIALIASDRVPVVVVPPSELLDRRSPTLSTDRSRSPAFALQDHLNDRDEALWGIVTNGMQLRLMRDNASLTRPAYVEADLAQMFTNEDIASFAVLWLMIHRTRFGAAETTATDCPIERWRDAGSKEGEAARDRLAGQVQLALKLLGSGFLEANPDLAAKLRSGEVNLTEWFNELLRLVYRLIFLMVAEDRNLLHPEKAKPEARALYAQGYSLQSLRKQCYRAATWDKHHDRYEGVKIVFRALTQGQPALALPALGGLFAEDRLPHLETARLRNRAFMEALYRLSWLADKTGMVPVNWRAMETEELGSVYESLLELQPQLGDDGKTLVFASEAAEQKGNQRKTTGSYYTPDSLVQALLDTALDPVLDKIEAEADDPAKALLKLSVIDPACGSGHFLLAAARRIATRLARIRAEGTPSLADFRHALRDVARCCIHGVDRNPMAVELTKVALWIETVDPGLPLGFFDAQIRCGDALLGVFDLQVLQDGIPDAAYKPLTGDDKETAKYYLKANRDATAGQGGFDFGTGQASMPAMKPLALDFSGFRDLPEDTVEQIGAKAKRFKELRKGQTFVRAKAAADLYVAAFLLPKVGGAPAGASARTVPTTEELWMALNQGKMRQAMNDAPKAARNARALHWPLEFPDVMQRGGFDVVLGNPPWEVMQLSDKEYFATRKPEIAALAGAARKKAIEGLEKTDPGAYSSFVFAKRVFDAGNEFARESGRFDLTARGKINTYPLFAELSHQLIGKSGRAGIIVQSGIATDYSNRFFFDEIVQKNRLVSALMFDNAWRIFPAVHPDTPFVLLTMGDAGETSDFTAYILASDQLSDPRRRYQLSASDIFAINPNTRTAPIFRSQADAELTAKIYRAAPVFINSTKGANGNPWGVEFRQGLFNMTSDSALFKSAQELAARGCMRHGANWVKPVGKNDQEGPNDGGVATCCEVYTPLYEAKMIHLYDHRWAGYDLEGETSTDIASTEKANADFEPLPRYWVDEKEVQAQLIAKEWRRDWFMGWRDITNATNERTVIAAAFPRLAVGNNLPIMLFPMATSPRSLAGLIGCLSSLTFDFVARHKVGGTHLNFFIYEQLPVLSPDFYDERRLNFITPKVLELTYTSHSLAPFAHDLGHDGPPFAWDEDRRAHLRADLDAFYARAYGLTRDELRYILDPADVKGPDYPSETFRVLKEKEIRHHGEYRTRRLVIEAWDRMEQNGTFAALGLADRATAVAQQIELPPLNQYEDAMWAWPQGINERDRVRAQLRAMVGILPGPSDARRVRLAALACLQPGLLNGFLSETDRREWQRLLAHSTGATQLVPPTNAAWGAVFTDLVSSAVLDVSSDGTQWSAGSRLDRSTLNASDPAVGRAIFAWSRLEGVDLDLGLAQVSAVILPFIREGRLAA; this is encoded by the coding sequence ATGGCCCGCAAACCAATTACCGATATGTCCGCGTGGCCGTCGCTGAGCCTCGAAGGCAACCTGATCGCGCCTGCAATGATCGCAAAGATCGATCAGCGCCAGGCACCCGAGCAATCCCCCGAGGAATACGGGGTTCGCAAAGGCCTACAGATCCGCGAGGAAATCGCCACCGCCTTCCGCGTAGGCCAATCGCATTTCGATGCCTTTGCGAAGATCGAACACCCCTCGGCCGCCGCCACCTCGCGTTTCATCGCCGACTTCTTCAAGGAAACCTTCGGGTACACAGACCTCACGGTGGCAGCGGCACCGATCGCCCTGATCGCGTCCGATCGTGTGCCTGTCGTCGTCGTCCCGCCGTCCGAGCTACTTGACCGCCGCAGCCCGACGCTCTCGACGGACAGGTCGCGCTCTCCGGCCTTTGCCCTTCAGGACCACCTGAATGATCGGGACGAGGCCCTTTGGGGCATAGTCACCAATGGGATGCAGTTGCGCCTCATGCGCGACAATGCCTCGCTGACCCGTCCGGCCTATGTCGAGGCCGATCTGGCGCAGATGTTTACCAACGAAGACATTGCGTCCTTCGCGGTGCTCTGGCTCATGATCCACCGCACCCGCTTCGGCGCGGCAGAGACCACCGCCACCGATTGCCCCATCGAACGCTGGCGCGATGCCGGCTCCAAGGAGGGCGAAGCCGCGCGAGATCGCCTGGCCGGTCAGGTCCAACTGGCCCTCAAACTGCTCGGCTCGGGCTTCCTCGAGGCTAACCCCGACCTCGCCGCGAAACTGCGGTCCGGCGAAGTGAACCTGACCGAGTGGTTCAACGAACTCCTGCGTCTCGTCTACCGGCTGATCTTCCTGATGGTGGCCGAGGACCGGAACCTCCTCCACCCCGAAAAGGCCAAGCCCGAGGCCCGCGCCCTTTACGCCCAAGGCTATTCGCTCCAGTCGCTGCGCAAGCAATGCTACCGCGCCGCCACCTGGGACAAGCACCATGACCGCTACGAGGGGGTGAAGATCGTCTTCCGCGCCCTCACGCAAGGCCAGCCCGCCCTTGCGCTGCCCGCCCTCGGCGGCCTCTTCGCGGAGGACAGGCTGCCCCACTTGGAGACCGCCCGCCTGCGCAACCGCGCCTTCATGGAGGCGCTCTATCGCCTCTCCTGGCTCGCCGACAAAACCGGCATGGTCCCGGTCAACTGGCGCGCGATGGAGACCGAGGAACTGGGCTCGGTCTACGAATCCCTCCTCGAACTGCAGCCCCAGCTCGGCGACGACGGTAAGACGCTGGTCTTCGCCTCCGAGGCGGCCGAGCAGAAGGGCAACCAGCGCAAGACCACCGGCTCCTACTACACGCCCGACAGTCTCGTGCAGGCGCTGCTCGACACCGCGCTCGATCCCGTGCTCGACAAGATTGAGGCCGAGGCGGACGATCCCGCCAAGGCGCTGCTGAAGCTTTCGGTCATCGACCCCGCCTGTGGCTCGGGCCACTTCCTGCTGGCCGCCGCCCGCCGCATCGCCACGCGGCTCGCGCGCATCCGGGCCGAGGGCACGCCCTCGCTCGCCGACTTCCGCCACGCCCTGCGCGATGTCGCCCGCTGTTGCATCCACGGGGTGGACCGCAACCCGATGGCGGTGGAGCTGACCAAGGTCGCGCTCTGGATCGAGACGGTGGACCCGGGCCTTCCCCTCGGCTTCTTCGACGCGCAGATTCGCTGCGGCGATGCGCTGCTGGGGGTGTTCGATTTGCAGGTGCTGCAGGACGGCATTCCCGACGCCGCCTACAAGCCGCTGACCGGCGACGACAAGGAAACAGCGAAATACTACCTCAAGGCCAATCGCGATGCGACGGCGGGGCAAGGCGGGTTCGACTTCGGCACCGGTCAGGCGTCGATGCCCGCGATGAAACCGCTGGCGCTCGATTTCTCGGGCTTCCGTGACCTGCCCGAGGATACGGTCGAACAGATCGGGGCTAAGGCCAAGCGGTTCAAGGAACTGCGCAAGGGGCAGACCTTTGTCCGCGCCAAGGCGGCGGCGGACCTCTATGTAGCGGCTTTCCTGCTGCCCAAGGTCGGTGGTGCACCGGCGGGGGCATCGGCCCGCACCGTGCCGACGACCGAGGAACTGTGGATGGCCCTCAATCAGGGCAAGATGCGGCAGGCGATGAATGATGCCCCCAAGGCCGCCCGCAACGCCCGTGCCCTGCATTGGCCGCTGGAGTTCCCAGACGTGATGCAGCGCGGTGGGTTCGACGTGGTGCTTGGCAACCCACCGTGGGAGGTGATGCAGCTTTCCGACAAAGAATACTTCGCAACTCGCAAACCAGAGATCGCCGCGCTTGCGGGAGCCGCGAGGAAAAAAGCTATCGAAGGATTGGAGAAAACCGACCCCGGCGCGTATTCAAGCTTCGTTTTTGCCAAGCGGGTTTTCGACGCAGGGAACGAGTTTGCTCGGGAGTCCGGTAGGTTTGACCTGACGGCCCGTGGAAAAATTAACACCTATCCGCTATTTGCTGAGCTATCCCATCAACTCATTGGCAAGAGTGGGCGCGCGGGCATTATTGTGCAGAGCGGCATCGCCACAGATTATTCGAACCGCTTCTTTTTCGACGAGATCGTGCAGAAGAATCGCCTAGTCTCAGCACTGATGTTTGACAACGCGTGGAGAATCTTTCCGGCCGTTCACCCCGACACCCCCTTCGTTCTTTTGACTATGGGGGACGCAGGCGAAACATCCGACTTTACTGCGTACATCCTTGCCTCAGATCAGCTGTCCGATCCACGGCGCAGATATCAGCTATCCGCAAGTGATATTTTTGCGATAAATCCAAACACGAGAACTGCACCAATATTCAGATCCCAAGCGGATGCTGAATTAACGGCGAAAATATATCGTGCCGCGCCCGTATTTATAAATTCGACCAAAGGCGCAAACGGCAATCCGTGGGGCGTGGAGTTCCGCCAAGGGCTCTTCAACATGACGTCGGATTCTGCGCTGTTTAAGAGTGCACAAGAGCTTGCCGCTCGGGGATGCATGCGCCACGGCGCAAACTGGGTGAAGCCTGTTGGAAAAAATGATCAGGAAGGGCCCAACGATGGTGGCGTAGCGACATGCTGCGAAGTGTACACCCCACTCTATGAAGCAAAGATGATCCACCTGTATGATCATCGCTGGGCGGGTTACGACCTCGAAGGAGAAACTTCCACTGATATAGCAAGTACAGAGAAAGCAAACGCTGATTTCGAACCCCTGCCGCGATATTGGGTGGACGAGAAAGAAGTACAAGCACAGCTTATTGCCAAAGAGTGGCGCCGCGACTGGTTCATGGGCTGGCGAGACATCACGAATGCTACAAACGAACGCACGGTCATTGCAGCTGCTTTCCCACGGCTTGCTGTGGGTAACAATTTGCCGATAATGCTATTCCCGATGGCTACATCGCCGAGATCACTGGCAGGACTTATTGGGTGCCTTTCCTCGCTGACGTTCGATTTTGTTGCTCGCCATAAAGTAGGTGGCACCCATCTCAATTTCTTCATCTACGAGCAGCTTCCGGTCCTCTCGCCCGATTTCTACGATGAGCGTCGGCTGAACTTCATCACCCCGAAGGTGCTGGAGCTCACCTACACCTCACACAGCCTCGCCCCCTTCGCCCACGATCTGGGCCATGACGGCCCGCCCTTCGCCTGGGACGAGGACCGACGCGCCCACCTGCGCGCCGATCTCGACGCCTTCTACGCCCGCGCCTACGGCCTGACCCGCGACGAGCTGCGCTACATCCTCGACCCCGCCGACGTGAAGGGCCCCGACTACCCCTCGGAAACCTTCCGCGTCCTCAAGGAAAAGGAAATCCGCCACCACGGCGAATACCGCACCCGCCGCCTCGTAATTGAGGCCTGGGACAGGATGGAGCAGAATGGCACGTTTGCTGCCCTCGGTTTGGCTGACAGAGCAACGGCCGTCGCTCAACAAATCGAGCTGCCCCCGCTCAACCAGTATGAGGACGCAATGTGGGCGTGGCCTCAGGGTATCAATGAGCGAGACAGAGTCCGAGCACAGCTTCGGGCGATGGTGGGTATTCTGCCAGGGCCTTCGGATGCCCGTCGCGTCCGTCTGGCCGCGCTCGCCTGCCTTCAGCCAGGCCTGCTTAATGGCTTCCTGTCGGAAACGGATCGTCGAGAGTGGCAACGTCTCTTGGCGCACTCGACGGGCGCTACTCAACTCGTTCCGCCAACGAACGCAGCCTGGGGCGCGGTCTTCACTGATCTCGTTTCCTCTGCCGTATTGGATGTCTCATCCGATGGCACACAATGGAGCGCGGGTTCGAGGCTTGATCGATCGACCCTGAATGCAAGTGATCCTGCCGTCGGCCGCGCAATCTTTGCATGGTCGAGGCTGGAAGGTGTGGATTTGGATCTCGGGCTCGCGCAGGTGTCTGCCGTAATCCTTCCGTTCATCAGGGAGGGTCGCCTTGCAGCCTGA
- a CDS encoding DEAD/DEAH box helicase, producing the protein MTVNFTPGDLVRARGREWVALPTSGEGLLALRPLSGNENDIVVLAPDLELTPVEAARFDLPDDARTTVQSKAALLADALRLTLRRGAGPFRSAAQLAFEPRTYQLVPLLMALRLQVPRLLIADDVGIGKTIEAGLILRELMDRGEVDAFSVLCPPHLVDQWITELKDRFGIDAVAVTSGTAARLERNLPLAQTLFDAYPFTVVSLDYIKAEKRRDGFARACPDFVIVDEAHACVGTHKGKQQRFDLLQGLARDPERRLILLTATPHSGDEDAFARLLSLIDKEFGTVNFDNQKYRERLVRHFVQRRRVDLVEGDWDENRSFPKHETTEYSYRLNDEHLAFQEAVLDYCFSVVSRAGDAQKDRRLAFWGTLALMRCVGSSPAAAMSALRNRASNEDERLEPQIYDEDGDDEDAVDIEPNTVFSNDPALQGLLDKASELLTAEDPKLNALIKALKPLIKDGANPVVFCRYLATAEHVKERLRKAFTKLNVQAVTGELTPDERRDRVAEMAAEEGSTKDQRILVATDCLSEGINLQQLFDTVIHYDLSWNPTRHQQREGRVDRFGQPAELVRSIMMFSPDSAIDGAVLDVILRKAEEIRKATGVTVPLPEERGPVTDALMAAMMLRRGGGSHKQLTLDLQLGDGIQVMETRWRDASENEKRSRARFAQNAMKPIEVAPEWDKVKTLLGSPAETLEFLERAMSRFGVPLEKKKSLQFAHVHALQDSLKEKLEQRGLKGSLKLATQEPVPSGASLLTRTHPLTSSLAESLLEASLDTEALPDLGIGRVGAWPCAAVTQMTRVALLRIRYKLTVHARRERLLLAEEAALVALDSNSVIASGSEARTLLASPATADFASVARDRMINTAKAALPDLLGGPIADFVQKRAAELVEDHARLRAAAGSASRVSVEPIIPPDVIGLFVLVPGEV; encoded by the coding sequence ATGACTGTGAATTTTACTCCTGGAGATCTTGTCAGAGCGCGCGGCCGTGAATGGGTTGCCTTGCCGACATCCGGCGAGGGCCTGCTCGCCCTGCGCCCCCTCTCGGGCAATGAAAACGACATCGTGGTTCTTGCCCCGGATCTCGAGCTTACACCGGTCGAAGCCGCTCGTTTCGACCTGCCTGACGATGCGCGCACTACCGTGCAGTCCAAGGCTGCCCTTCTTGCCGACGCGTTGCGACTGACTCTCCGCCGAGGGGCAGGTCCCTTCCGATCCGCCGCACAGCTCGCGTTCGAACCTCGGACGTACCAGCTGGTCCCGCTTCTCATGGCCCTTCGGCTTCAGGTCCCGCGGCTGTTGATTGCCGACGACGTTGGCATCGGCAAGACCATCGAAGCGGGTCTGATCCTCCGAGAGCTGATGGATCGCGGAGAAGTCGATGCGTTTTCGGTGCTCTGCCCTCCGCACCTCGTGGACCAGTGGATCACCGAATTGAAGGATCGCTTCGGGATCGATGCTGTTGCCGTCACCTCCGGGACTGCCGCACGTTTGGAGCGCAACCTCCCATTGGCGCAAACCCTTTTCGATGCCTATCCCTTCACGGTGGTCAGCCTTGACTATATCAAAGCCGAGAAACGCCGGGATGGGTTCGCCAGGGCCTGCCCGGATTTCGTTATCGTAGACGAAGCACACGCCTGCGTCGGGACGCACAAAGGAAAGCAGCAGCGTTTTGACCTGCTCCAAGGCCTTGCACGCGACCCTGAGCGTCGGTTGATCCTGCTGACAGCCACGCCGCACTCCGGGGACGAGGATGCGTTCGCTCGGCTACTGTCGCTGATCGACAAGGAATTCGGGACCGTCAACTTCGACAACCAGAAATACCGCGAGCGCCTTGTCAGGCACTTTGTTCAGCGGCGGCGCGTCGACCTGGTCGAGGGCGACTGGGATGAGAACCGCTCGTTCCCCAAGCACGAGACGACCGAATACTCGTATCGCCTGAACGACGAGCATCTGGCCTTCCAAGAGGCCGTGCTTGATTACTGCTTCTCGGTCGTGTCTCGGGCTGGAGACGCGCAGAAGGATCGCCGGCTTGCCTTCTGGGGCACTCTGGCGCTGATGCGCTGTGTCGGATCGTCACCCGCAGCCGCCATGAGCGCGTTGCGAAACCGGGCTTCCAATGAAGACGAGCGCCTCGAGCCGCAGATCTACGACGAAGATGGTGATGATGAAGACGCCGTGGACATCGAGCCAAACACCGTCTTCTCAAATGATCCCGCTCTCCAAGGGCTTCTCGACAAGGCCAGCGAACTTCTGACGGCCGAAGATCCCAAACTGAACGCCCTCATCAAGGCCCTCAAACCCTTGATCAAAGATGGTGCCAATCCCGTCGTCTTCTGCCGCTACCTCGCCACTGCCGAACATGTGAAGGAAAGGCTTCGTAAGGCCTTCACCAAGCTGAATGTACAAGCCGTGACAGGTGAACTGACGCCGGACGAACGTCGCGATCGCGTTGCCGAAATGGCGGCGGAAGAAGGTTCCACCAAAGATCAGCGCATCCTTGTCGCCACGGACTGCCTGTCGGAAGGGATCAACCTTCAACAGCTGTTCGACACCGTGATCCACTACGACCTTTCCTGGAACCCGACGCGCCATCAACAGCGCGAAGGTCGCGTGGATCGTTTCGGACAACCCGCCGAACTCGTTCGCTCGATCATGATGTTTTCGCCCGACAGCGCCATCGACGGCGCCGTGTTGGACGTCATTCTCCGCAAGGCAGAAGAAATCCGTAAGGCGACGGGCGTGACTGTGCCTCTGCCCGAGGAGCGGGGACCGGTCACCGATGCGCTGATGGCGGCAATGATGCTCCGCCGTGGTGGTGGCAGTCACAAGCAGCTGACGTTGGACCTGCAACTCGGCGACGGTATCCAGGTGATGGAGACCCGCTGGCGCGACGCAAGCGAGAATGAAAAACGGTCACGTGCCCGGTTTGCACAAAATGCCATGAAGCCGATTGAAGTCGCTCCTGAATGGGACAAGGTGAAGACCCTCCTTGGATCGCCAGCGGAAACGCTCGAATTTCTCGAGCGCGCGATGTCTCGGTTTGGGGTGCCCCTCGAGAAAAAGAAGTCGCTGCAGTTCGCTCACGTGCATGCCCTTCAGGATAGCCTCAAGGAAAAGCTGGAGCAGCGTGGGCTGAAGGGCTCTCTGAAACTGGCCACGCAGGAACCCGTGCCCTCAGGCGCTTCGCTTCTGACCAGAACCCATCCGCTGACGTCGTCCCTGGCAGAAAGCCTGCTTGAAGCCTCTCTCGACACCGAAGCGCTGCCGGATCTGGGCATCGGTCGTGTCGGGGCTTGGCCGTGTGCCGCCGTCACTCAGATGACGCGTGTCGCTCTCTTGCGTATTCGCTACAAGCTCACCGTTCATGCTCGGCGTGAGCGCCTCCTGCTGGCAGAGGAAGCCGCCCTTGTTGCCCTCGACAGTAACTCGGTGATTGCCTCTGGCAGCGAGGCGCGCACGCTGCTTGCCTCTCCCGCGACTGCTGATTTCGCGTCTGTCGCCCGCGACCGGATGATCAATACGGCGAAGGCGGCCCTTCCTGACCTGCTGGGCGGCCCGATTGCCGATTTCGTCCAAAAGCGTGCCGCGGAGCTGGTTGAAGACCACGCCCGCCTTCGTGCTGCCGCCGGTTCCGCGTCGCGTGTCAGTGTCGAGCCGATAATTCCCCCAGACGTCATCGGCCTCTTCGTTCTTGTTCCGGGGGAGGTGTAA